The following is a genomic window from Microcoleus sp. bin38.metabat.b11b12b14.051.
ATGCTTATCTACTGTTAATCAAAACCAAAAAGTATCACTGGGATGTAGTTGGCCCGCAGTTTCGATCGCTCCACCAGTTGTGGGAAGAACACTACCAAGCATTGACTGAGAATATTGATGCTTTGGCCGAACGGGTTAGGGCTTTAGGCGGCTACCCAATCGGTACTGCTGAGGGTTTTCTGAAGTATGCTTCGATTAAGGAACATATCGGCGATTTGCCTTTGGCGACTGAGATGGTGTCGCGTTTGGTTGACGATCACGAACTGGTTATTCGCAATCTCCGCCTACACGTCGAACAGTGTTCTGAAGAGTTCAAGGATGACGGAACCGCAGACTTTTTGACGGGTTTGATGGAACAGCACGAGCAAATGGCTTGGATGTTGCGATCGTTTATTGAAGGCGAATCTATTTCGCCCGATGGTAAACAGCCACAAGCTAAAACTCCTACGGCTTCTCACGCTTAGAGAGATTAGACCTCTTGCAAAAATAGCTAGGAACGGGCCGAAGAGCCCGTTCCAAAATTTGATAAAAAAGACTTTTGTAAGATATCTATTGTAGGGGAATTGTGCGCGGTATTGGTGTTAATTTAATCCAAAAGACCGCTTTTATACTTAAATCCCTGGCGGATTATTAAGTTTCCAAAGTGATTAATTGAGCAATTTCTTCAGTCTGAAAACCTAAAGCCATCGGTCTCTCAACTTCGGGAATGATTTGCACATCATAAAGTTCCGTGACTACTCCTTCAAATCGGAGCCAATGAACTACAGCGCCAGTATTGAGATCAATTACCATCATACCACAACGCGGCTCAGCATCTTTTGCTACTAACAATTCATCTAATTCTAAGCCGCTAAAAGTTCGATCGCCACCTCGCGGTTTGGAAAGTCCCACAATCGCCCAATTTTGCCAGAATGCGAGTCCTCGCACGTATCCGGGACAAAATGCGATCGCCTGAAATTCCCCAGTCTCTAAATCCACATAACCCAACTCTCCGCGCCCCGAATTCAGTACCCACAATTTGTCCTGATACCAGCGGGGCGAGTGCGGCATTGACAATCCAGTGGTGATGATATCATTGGATTCGATATCTATGATGATGCCGCCATTTTTTCGCCGATCGCGCCAGCCATCCACCACATCCGACTGACTCGATGCTGTCACATACTTAGGTTTTCCCTCCACCATCGCTAAACCGTTGAGGTGACAGCGATCCTCGTTGACGTATTGCGAGATAAACGGCGGTTTCCACAGCGGTTTGCAACTGTGACGATCGCTCAACGTGGCGATACAATTGAGCAACGTGCTGATGAAAATTACTTGTCCGCTGCTATCTACAGCTACATCATGAATGTCGATATCGCCTGTAGTGTGGGCGATGCGGGGCACGTAAAGCCGATCGCAATTTTGATGCAATTGTCCCGCCGCTAGCACGTTGTCTAATTGCCAGAGTTGATATTTGGAACTTAGGTAAATCCGCGATGGCGTGCAGAAAAGTCCCATCGCGCGATCGAATATCCGCCAAAAACCCGATATTCTGTTAGCTTCCGGGTGAGCACCGATGAACATCAATCGGCTGGTTTGATAGGTACTGCAAGCGATGGTAATTTTTTGTTGGGCTAGCCAAGTGGGCAAATCGCGATCGCCCAGAATTTCGCTGGTAGGTTCAGAAACTAAATTAACTGCCACTTTACCACCATTTGCCTCTATTAAATCTCCGAAATTTTCTGTTGCTGGCACATCGATCGCTGCGGGTGCTTTTCCCGATTGAAACTTCTCCCATGCCATCTCATATCCTAACTCTAAATGTCGCACAGTTTTCGGCGTATCAAATAATGGCAACTGGCGGCGGTGAGAGTGTAAATAATTTTTCAACTCTTGCAATTGAGCGGAATTATTTGCTAAGTTCACCGCTAACTGTTCGTATTCTGCTAAACTATTAACTATTAACTGTGGTAAGTTCACTGCTGTCAATAAACTCGCTCCTACCCGCGCCGCAAAAGTTTCACCGGGAAAGGTAATAAACGGAATTCCCATCCACAAAGCATCGCTACCTGTAGTATGAGCATTGCAATATAAAGTATCCAGGAATAAGTCAATCCAAATGTGGCGGATGAGATTTTCTTCTTTGCCGACTCTCGGCGCAAAAATCAGTCTTTCTCCATCAATTCCCCGCAACTTAGCCTCATTTTTCAGATTTTGTGTTGCTTCTGGATTGCTCTCCAACAACCACAAGACACTATTAGGTACTTGCTCTAAAATTCGCATCCACACGCCAAA
Proteins encoded in this region:
- a CDS encoding Dps family protein; the protein is MRKLNIGLSEEQRAGVIELLNHDLSNAYLLLIKTKKYHWDVVGPQFRSLHQLWEEHYQALTENIDALAERVRALGGYPIGTAEGFLKYASIKEHIGDLPLATEMVSRLVDDHELVIRNLRLHVEQCSEEFKDDGTADFLTGLMEQHEQMAWMLRSFIEGESISPDGKQPQAKTPTASHA
- a CDS encoding TIGR03032 family protein; the encoded protein is MSQQISADSLYDRALALQKQDNWEAATTEYLQIITLEPNYAPAYFQLGNAKLVKQQWQEAIAFYRQALNCEQRYSQAWYNLGVALENVAEVDRAIAAYEQAVTYNPNYAIAYNSLGSLLAKQEKPEAAEIAYQKALAIQPDSIPALGNLARIQFGCDRYTEAAANYQKVLQLDANNINAMAALVKVNQVICQWEDSAALSEQMWEIGASLIAQDILTDFSIFDFTLFSPFKGDRHLAIARYFAKFVSSKVDRNYFPPHLPPATPPQRLRVGYIAGDFHNHALTHLMGELFALHDRSRFEIFAYSLGPEDGSYERQKIKTDCDQFTDLRGLTTPAAAEKIYNDKIHILIDMAGYTVYANPEILAQRPAPIQISYLTYANTMGADFIDYFITDNIVTPPRIAEFFSEKFICLPDSYQINNYLRICPAENAQIKLKNPKTKYGLPESAFVFGCFNHSRKIEPVMFGVWMRILEQVPNSVLWLLESNPEATQNLKNEAKLRGIDGERLIFAPRVGKEENLIRHIWIDLFLDTLYCNAHTTGSDALWMGIPFITFPGETFAARVGASLLTAVNLPQLIVNSLAEYEQLAVNLANNSAQLQELKNYLHSHRRQLPLFDTPKTVRHLELGYEMAWEKFQSGKAPAAIDVPATENFGDLIEANGGKVAVNLVSEPTSEILGDRDLPTWLAQQKITIACSTYQTSRLMFIGAHPEANRISGFWRIFDRAMGLFCTPSRIYLSSKYQLWQLDNVLAAGQLHQNCDRLYVPRIAHTTGDIDIHDVAVDSSGQVIFISTLLNCIATLSDRHSCKPLWKPPFISQYVNEDRCHLNGLAMVEGKPKYVTASSQSDVVDGWRDRRKNGGIIIDIESNDIITTGLSMPHSPRWYQDKLWVLNSGRGELGYVDLETGEFQAIAFCPGYVRGLAFWQNWAIVGLSKPRGGDRTFSGLELDELLVAKDAEPRCGMMVIDLNTGAVVHWLRFEGVVTELYDVQIIPEVERPMALGFQTEEIAQLITLET